Proteins co-encoded in one Malus sylvestris chromosome 7, drMalSylv7.2, whole genome shotgun sequence genomic window:
- the LOC126627641 gene encoding uncharacterized protein LOC126627641, whose amino-acid sequence MGFLKEEKSKRVLRGVKTVFFLIAMLISLLLFSAPILLVIADTLLPSAILSASSSSSLISLEALSSHFNNYDFRSSLVDIPLISIIRSAVIFCVYSFCDGPGLSHGPYLGITTMCSVLSLIFVSLKASYVFGASGVERAEYVRATDIALFICSLALAVGHIVVAYRTSCRERRKLWVYKIDIEAVSACKNGFPRYQKLLKEERVK is encoded by the exons ATGGGTTTTTTGAAGGAGGAGAAGTCGAAGAGGGTTCTGAGGGGGGTTAAGACTGTGTTTTTCTTGATTGCTATGTTGATTTCTCTGCTGCTGTTTTCGGCTCCGATTCTGCTTGTGATTGCCGATACGCTTCTCCCTTCGGCTATACTTTCTgcctcttcgtcttcttctttgatttctCTTGAAGCGCTGTCGTCCCATTTCAATAACTACGATTTTCGATCCTCCCTCGTCGATATTCCGTTGATTTCTATCATCAGATCAGCTGTCATATTTT GCGTTTACAGCTTCTGTGATGGACCAGGGCTATCACACGGACCGTATTTGGGGATCACCACCATGTGTTCTGTGCTGTCCCTGATTTTTGTTTCATTGAAGGCTTCGTATGTGTTTGGGGCTTCTGGTGTGGAGAGGGCGGAGTATGTGAGAGCAACAGATATTGCTCTGTTCATCTGCTCTCTTGCTTTGGCTGTTGGGCATATTGTGGTGGCGTATAGAACAAGTTGCAGAGAAAGAAGGAAGCTTTGGGTGTACAAAATTGACATTGAAGCT GTTTCAGCTTGCAAAAATGGGTTCCCTAGGTACCAGAAGCTTCTGAAAGAAGAAAGGGTGAAGTAA
- the LOC126630477 gene encoding putative ABC1 protein At2g40090 isoform X2 yields the protein MATRSLWRATKLALSATALVGGGAAANAATSEDPAMTFNLYTTVPPRLVRDAVTAAAIAFDYEYSLLGLPEGSSERAKAKHEVHLRSAVKLQELCFKNGGIYIKLGQHIGQLEYLVPQEYVQTMRESMLNKCPVSSYEQVCEVIKKELGDTPDKIFSEFDPVPIASASLAQVHVARNHNGEKVAVKVQHTHMTDTAAADCATVNFIVNTLHQIFPSFDYRWLIEEMQESLPKELDFINEAKNSEKCLENFKKFSPHIAAYVYAPKVSESFAEMMFKHGFVHCDPHAANLLVRPLPGSGKSFLGKKEPQLILLDHGLYKDLDPETRTNYAALWKALIFSDANAIKDYSAKLGAGEDLYALFAGILTMRPWNRVIDPAVDHLIIQGTESDRSELQMYASQYLSQISELLRRLPREILLMLKTNDCLRSVSNSLLQVPSLETFMIIGRVSSEAIIEAKLSQKRSFLRWLSAWLDKIILEVRLFTMQAALWLIQGRKALAWQN from the exons ATGGCCACGCGATCCTTGTGGAGAGCCACGAAGCTCGCACTGTCGGCGACCGCCCTCGTCGGCGGCGGTGCGGCGGCGAATGCCGCCACCTCCGAAGACCCCGCCATGACTTTCAACCTCTACACCACCGTTCCCCCACGTCTTGTTCGCGACGCCGTGACAGCCGCCGCCATCGCGTTCG ATTATGAGTATTCACTGCTGGGACTTCCTGAAGGAAGCAGTGAGAGGGCAAAAGCTAAGCATGAAGTTCACCTTAGGTCTGCAGTTAAACTTCAAGAATTGTGTTTCAAAAATGGAGGAATATATATCAAGCTCGGTCAACATATCGGGCAGCTG GAATACTTGGTACCTCAAGAGTATGTCCAGACAATGAGGGAGTccatgttgaacaaatgtccGGTTTCTTCATACGAACAAGTGTGCGAAGTCATCAAGAAAGAGCTCGGAGATACACCCGATAAA ATTTTTTCTGAATTTGATCCTGTTCCAATAGCAAGTGCTTCGCTTGCACAAGTCCATGTTGCTCGCAATCATAATGGCGAAAAAGTGGCTGTGAAG gtTCAGCACACTCACATGACAGATACTGCAGCTGCAGACTGTGCTACTGTGAACTTTATTGTAAACACCCTGCACCagatttttccttcttttgattACAG GTGGTTGATCGAGGAGATGCAGGAAAGTTTACccaag GAACTAGATTTTATAAACGAGGCCAAGAACAGTGAGAAATGCTTGGAAAACTTCAAGAAGTTCTCTCCTCATATTGCGGCTTACGTATATGCACCAAAG GTTAGTGAATCTTTTGCAGAAATGATGTTCAAACACGGGTTTGTGCATTGTGACCCCCATGCTGCCAACTTGTTAGTTCGTCCTCTGCCTGGTAGTGGAAAGAGCTTTCTAG GGAAGAAAGAACCACAGTTGATACTTCTAGACCACGGTCTGTATAAAGATCTTGACCCCGAGACCAGAACTAACTATGCTGCACTGTGGAAG GCGTTGATTTTTTCTGATGCCAATGCAATAAAAGATTATAGTGCAAAGTTAGGTGCTGGAGAGGACTTGTATGCATTATTTGCAGGGATTCTTACTATGAGGCCTTGGAATAGGGTCATTGACCCAGCTGTTGATCATTTGATTATACAAGGCACTGAAAGTGACCGTTCAGAGCTGCAG ATGTATGCTTCTCAGTACTTATCTCAAATATCAGAGCTTTTGAGGAGGCTGCCGCGCGAGATTCTTTTAATGCTGAAGACAAATGATTGTTTGCGATCAGTTAGCAATTCTCTG TTGCAGGTACCTTCTCTTGAGACATTCATGATCATTGGAAGGGTTTCTTCTGAAGCTATCATTGAGGCCAAACTATCACAAAAGAGGTCCTTCCTACGGTGGTTGAGTGCTTGGTTAGACAAAATCATATTAGAAGTTCGACTTTTTACAATGCAAGCAGCGTTGTGGCTTATACAGGGAAGGAAAGCTCTAGCTTGGCAAAACTGA
- the LOC126630477 gene encoding putative ABC1 protein At2g40090 isoform X1 codes for MATRSLWRATKLALSATALVGGGAAANAATSEDPAMTFNLYTTVPPRLVRDAVTAAAIAFDYEYSLLGLPEGSSERAKAKHEVHLRSAVKLQELCFKNGGIYIKLGQHIGQLEYLVPQEYVQTMRESMLNKCPVSSYEQVCEVIKKELGDTPDKIFSEFDPVPIASASLAQVHVARNHNGEKVAVKVQHTHMTDTAAADCATVNFIVNTLHQIFPSFDYRWLIEEMQESLPKELDFINEAKNSEKCLENFKKFSPHIAAYVYAPKVYWSLSTSKLLTMEYIDGAQVNDVRTIKRLGIRPDVVARLVSESFAEMMFKHGFVHCDPHAANLLVRPLPGSGKSFLGKKEPQLILLDHGLYKDLDPETRTNYAALWKALIFSDANAIKDYSAKLGAGEDLYALFAGILTMRPWNRVIDPAVDHLIIQGTESDRSELQMYASQYLSQISELLRRLPREILLMLKTNDCLRSVSNSLLQVPSLETFMIIGRVSSEAIIEAKLSQKRSFLRWLSAWLDKIILEVRLFTMQAALWLIQGRKALAWQN; via the exons ATGGCCACGCGATCCTTGTGGAGAGCCACGAAGCTCGCACTGTCGGCGACCGCCCTCGTCGGCGGCGGTGCGGCGGCGAATGCCGCCACCTCCGAAGACCCCGCCATGACTTTCAACCTCTACACCACCGTTCCCCCACGTCTTGTTCGCGACGCCGTGACAGCCGCCGCCATCGCGTTCG ATTATGAGTATTCACTGCTGGGACTTCCTGAAGGAAGCAGTGAGAGGGCAAAAGCTAAGCATGAAGTTCACCTTAGGTCTGCAGTTAAACTTCAAGAATTGTGTTTCAAAAATGGAGGAATATATATCAAGCTCGGTCAACATATCGGGCAGCTG GAATACTTGGTACCTCAAGAGTATGTCCAGACAATGAGGGAGTccatgttgaacaaatgtccGGTTTCTTCATACGAACAAGTGTGCGAAGTCATCAAGAAAGAGCTCGGAGATACACCCGATAAA ATTTTTTCTGAATTTGATCCTGTTCCAATAGCAAGTGCTTCGCTTGCACAAGTCCATGTTGCTCGCAATCATAATGGCGAAAAAGTGGCTGTGAAG gtTCAGCACACTCACATGACAGATACTGCAGCTGCAGACTGTGCTACTGTGAACTTTATTGTAAACACCCTGCACCagatttttccttcttttgattACAG GTGGTTGATCGAGGAGATGCAGGAAAGTTTACccaag GAACTAGATTTTATAAACGAGGCCAAGAACAGTGAGAAATGCTTGGAAAACTTCAAGAAGTTCTCTCCTCATATTGCGGCTTACGTATATGCACCAAAGGTATATTGGAGTTTAAGTACCTCAAAGTTGTTGACCATGGAATATATAGATGGCGCACAAGTAAATGATGTGAGGACCATCAAAAGACTTGGAATTCGCCCTGATGTAGTTGCAAGACTT GTTAGTGAATCTTTTGCAGAAATGATGTTCAAACACGGGTTTGTGCATTGTGACCCCCATGCTGCCAACTTGTTAGTTCGTCCTCTGCCTGGTAGTGGAAAGAGCTTTCTAG GGAAGAAAGAACCACAGTTGATACTTCTAGACCACGGTCTGTATAAAGATCTTGACCCCGAGACCAGAACTAACTATGCTGCACTGTGGAAG GCGTTGATTTTTTCTGATGCCAATGCAATAAAAGATTATAGTGCAAAGTTAGGTGCTGGAGAGGACTTGTATGCATTATTTGCAGGGATTCTTACTATGAGGCCTTGGAATAGGGTCATTGACCCAGCTGTTGATCATTTGATTATACAAGGCACTGAAAGTGACCGTTCAGAGCTGCAG ATGTATGCTTCTCAGTACTTATCTCAAATATCAGAGCTTTTGAGGAGGCTGCCGCGCGAGATTCTTTTAATGCTGAAGACAAATGATTGTTTGCGATCAGTTAGCAATTCTCTG TTGCAGGTACCTTCTCTTGAGACATTCATGATCATTGGAAGGGTTTCTTCTGAAGCTATCATTGAGGCCAAACTATCACAAAAGAGGTCCTTCCTACGGTGGTTGAGTGCTTGGTTAGACAAAATCATATTAGAAGTTCGACTTTTTACAATGCAAGCAGCGTTGTGGCTTATACAGGGAAGGAAAGCTCTAGCTTGGCAAAACTGA